One Nitrospira sp. DNA window includes the following coding sequences:
- a CDS encoding Segregation and condensation protein A: MDQTELPYQVKIENFEGPLDLLLHLIKKNEINIYDIPIALIAQQYLDYLSVMKELNLAVAGEFLVMAATLLHIKSRMLLPVEEAAVDEEEGPDPREELVRRLLEYKQFKEAASQLDYKERLWRDVFSREPAPLADLRQDESLLEEVSLFDLVDALQAVLARHPGKRLVEIIPDNLTVRTRMSAIIEALEERESLAFTALFEESSHRLVVIVTFLALLELIRIRVVRVFQSETFGTILVSRAFSAVTEGDGVEESEWKNL, encoded by the coding sequence ATGGACCAAACTGAACTGCCCTACCAAGTCAAGATCGAGAACTTCGAAGGCCCTCTCGATCTTCTTTTGCACCTCATCAAGAAGAATGAGATCAACATCTACGATATTCCGATTGCGCTGATCGCCCAGCAGTATTTGGACTATCTGTCGGTGATGAAGGAATTGAATCTGGCGGTGGCCGGCGAGTTCCTCGTGATGGCCGCGACGTTGTTGCACATCAAATCGCGCATGTTGCTGCCGGTTGAAGAGGCGGCCGTGGATGAGGAAGAGGGTCCCGATCCACGCGAAGAACTGGTCAGGCGGCTGCTCGAATACAAGCAGTTCAAGGAGGCTGCCTCACAGTTGGATTACAAGGAGCGCCTGTGGCGGGATGTGTTTTCTCGTGAGCCCGCTCCACTAGCGGACCTCAGGCAGGATGAGAGTCTCCTTGAGGAGGTGTCTCTGTTCGACCTGGTGGACGCGCTGCAGGCAGTCCTGGCCCGTCACCCCGGGAAACGTCTCGTCGAAATCATTCCGGACAACTTAACGGTGCGCACTCGCATGAGCGCCATTATCGAGGCCTTGGAAGAGCGCGAATCGCTGGCCTTCACGGCGCTATTCGAGGAGTCCAGCCATCGGCTCGTCGTGATCGTGACGTTTCTGGCGCTGCTCGAGCTGATCCGTATAAGGGTCGTACGGGTATTCCAAAGCGAAACCTTCGGGACCATTCTTGTCTCGCGGGCCTTTTCAGCCGTTACGGAAGGGGATGGAGTGGAGGAGTCTGAATGGAAGAATCTATGA
- a CDS encoding putative ATP-dependent protease, with amino-acid sequence MPPLPSITMPRIGLRTLSILFLCVYALHTGSRFAAAESVVEIPVLAAIQSNDQGVFEILLLRWDRLPAPAPMVLQWQGGNIRPGQDNLSSMALAFEYALDHTPRIDHMGTVSAMGIAYVSTGSDGPSAGAVMTVGFAALLKGDRIQRGIAMTGTIAKDGTIGPVGGIPDKIRAAAREGYRTVLIPEGQRYDPRWNIDRLVMELHVEVKEVGTIQEAYRLMTGGTLD; translated from the coding sequence ATGCCGCCGCTGCCGTCCATTACGATGCCCCGTATAGGCCTGCGCACCCTGAGTATCCTATTCCTTTGTGTCTATGCACTGCATACCGGTTCCCGATTCGCCGCCGCAGAGTCCGTCGTAGAAATCCCGGTGCTGGCCGCCATCCAATCCAACGACCAGGGGGTCTTCGAGATCCTCTTGTTACGTTGGGACCGCCTGCCGGCTCCTGCGCCGATGGTGCTGCAGTGGCAAGGCGGCAACATCCGGCCCGGACAGGACAATCTCAGCTCCATGGCCCTGGCCTTCGAATACGCCCTCGACCACACACCGCGTATCGACCATATGGGTACCGTGAGCGCCATGGGCATCGCCTACGTCTCCACCGGAAGCGACGGCCCGAGCGCCGGGGCGGTGATGACGGTGGGGTTCGCGGCACTCCTGAAGGGAGATCGAATCCAGCGGGGCATCGCCATGACCGGCACGATCGCCAAGGACGGCACCATCGGCCCGGTCGGAGGCATCCCAGACAAGATTCGCGCGGCGGCCAGGGAAGGCTATCGCACGGTCCTGATACCGGAAGGACAACGGTATGATCCGCGCTGGAATATCGACCGGCTGGTGATGGAACTCCACGTCGAGGTGAAGGAGGTCGGCACAATCCAGGAGGCCTATCGTCTCATGACCGGCGGCACACTGGACTAA